One part of the Theropithecus gelada isolate Dixy chromosome 5, Tgel_1.0, whole genome shotgun sequence genome encodes these proteins:
- the GUF1 gene encoding translation factor GUF1, mitochondrial isoform X3, giving the protein MKNVTEAQIGDTLYLHKQPVEPLPGFKSAKPMVFAGMYPVDQSEYNNLKSAIEKLTLNDSSVTVHRDSSLALGAGWRLGFLGLLHMEVFNQRLEQEYNASVILTTPTVPYKAVLSSSKLIKEYREKEITIINPAQFPDKSKVTEYLEPVVLGTIITPDEYTGKIMMLCEARRAVQKNMIFIDQNRVMLKYLFPLNEIVVDFYDSLKSLSSGYASFDYEDAGYQTAELVKMDILLNGNTVEELVTVVHKDKAHSIGKAICERLKDSLPRQLFEIAIQAAIGSKIIARETVKAYRKNVLAKCYGGDITRKMKLLKRQAEGKKKLRKIGNVEVPKDAFIKVLKTQSSK; this is encoded by the exons ATGAAAAATGTCACTGAAGCGCAAATAGGAGATACATTATATTTACATAAGCAACCAGTGGAGCCCTTGCCTGGGTTTAAATCAGCGAAACCAATGGTATTTGCAG GAATGTATCCTGTAGACCAATCTGAATATAACAACCTGAAGAGTGCTATAGAAAAACTAACTTTAAATGATTCCAGTGTGACAGTTCATCGGGATAGTAGCCTTGCTCTGGGTGCTGGCTGGAG GCTAGGATTTCTTGGACTTTTGCACATGGAAGTTTTCAACCAGCGACTGGAGCAAGAATATAATGCTTCTGTTATTTTAACAACCCCTACTGTTCCATATAAAGCTGTACTTTCATCATCAAAATTGATAAAG gaatatagagaaaaagaaattacaattaTCAATCCTGCACAATTCCCTGATAAATCAAAAGTAACAGAATATTTGGAGCCAGTTGTTTTGGGCACTATTATCACACCAGATGAATACACTGGAAAAATAATGATGCTTTGCGAG gCTCGAAGAGCAGTTCAGAAGAATATGATATTTATTGATCAAAATAGAGTTATGCTTAAATATCTCTTTCCTTTGAATGAAATTGTGGTAGATTTTTATGACTCTTTGAAATCCCTGTCTTCTGGATATGCTAG ttttgaTTACGAAGATGCAGGCTACCAGACTGCAGAACTTGTGAAAATGGATATTCTACTGAATGGAAATACTGTAGAGGAGCTAGTAACTGTTGTACACAA AGACAAAGCACACTCAATTGGCAAAGCCATATGTGAACGGCTGAAGGATTCTCTTCCTAGGCAACTATTTGAGATAGCAATTCAAGCTGCTATTGGAAGTAAAATCATTGCAAGAGAAAC TGTGAAAGCCTATAGGAAAAATGTTTTGGCAAAATGT tatggTGGTGATATTACCCGAAAAATGAAGCTTTTGAAGAGACaagcagaagggaaaaaaaagctgaGGAAAATTGGCAACGTTGAAGTTCCAAAAGATGCTTTTATAAAAGTGCTGAAAACACAATCTTCTAAATAA